From the Hyalangium ruber genome, the window CAACGGAAACATCGGCCGGTCGCTCGCGGAGAAGCTGCTCGCGGCGGGCAAGAAGCTCACCCTGATCAGCCGCAACCCGGACAAGGTGGCGGACCTGGCGAAGCGCGGGGCCCGCGTGGTGGAGGGCTCCATCGACGACAAGGCGGTGCTGGAGCGCGCGCTGGCCGGAGCAGAGGCGCTGTTCTGGCTCACGCCGCCCGCGGCCCGGCCGGACTACCACACGTGGGCCATCGGCGCGGCGCGCACGGCGGCCGAGGTGGTGAAGGCCCAGAAGGTGGCGCGGGTCGTCGTCCTCTCCAGCATCGGCGCGCAGAGCGGTCCGGGCACCGGCCCCGTGGGCGCGATGCGGGACGTGGAGGAAGCCTTCAAGGCCGCCACCCCGCATTTCACCAGTCTGCGGGCGGGCTTCTTCATGGAGAACCTGCTGCGCAACACGGACACCATCGCCAAGGCGGGGGCCATCTTCATGGCCATGACCGCGAACAAGCGTTTCCCGCTGGTGAGCACCTCGGACATCGGGGCGAAGGCCGCCGAGGTGCTGCTCGACCCGAAGTGGACGGGCCACCGCAACCTGGGTGTCCATGGCCCGGCGGATTTCACCCAACTCGAGGTGGCGGAGATCCTCTCCCAGGAGCTGGGTCGACCGGTCCGCTACAATGAGGTGACCGTGGAGCAGGCCCGCCAGGGCATGCTCGGAGCGGGCATGCCGGCCTTCCTGGTGGACATCTTCGCGGAGATGTACGCGGCCATCCCGTCCGGCCGCATGGACCCCGCCGAGCCCCGCAGCCCGGAGACCACCACGCCGACGACGCTGGCGCAGTTCGCCCGCGAGGTCATCAAGCCGGCGGTGGCGCGGGCGAGCGCGTAGCAGACGCTCCCGCCGGGGAGGAGCGGACGCGGGAGGCGGCTCTCGGGTACGCTCGGGGGCCCGTGCTCCCGCTCACGCTCCTGCTCCTGACCGCCGCCCCCGACGCGCCCACGCGCGTTCCCACCTCCGTGGTGCTCGCGCAGACGCGCACCGAGGACGCGCGGGCCCCGCTGGAGCGCGCGCGCAAGCTCGCCGAGGAGCTGCGGTACGAGGAGGCGGCGGTGGAATACCAGCGCTACCTCGGATTGGAAGGGCGCCCGGCCGCCGAGCGCGCCCAAGCCCTGCTGGAGCTGGGCTACATCCACCTGTTGCTGGAGGACGAGACGAACGCGGAGCTGCGCACCGCGGAGGCGCTGGAGCAGGACGCGTGGATCCGCGCTCCGGCCAACGCGCCACCCCAGCAGGTGGAGCTGCTGGAGCGGGTGCGCGCGCAGCTGGCGGCCCGACCGAAGCTGGCGGTGCTGCCACGCGAGGGGAACATCGAGCCCCGGCGGGTGCGCGCCTCCTTGAAGGACCCGCAGGGCAAAACGAGCGAGGTGCTGCTGCGCCACGCCACCGCTCCGGACGGCCCGTACCGCGCCGCGCGGATGGCGTGTGAAGGCGACACGTGCGAGGGCGAGCTGCCCACGCCGGGCAACACCACGGACTTCACGGCCTGGTACTTCGTGGAGGCGCTGGACGCGCAGGGCAACACGCTGGCGCGGGCGGCCACCCCGCGCGCCCCGCTGCAGCTGTCCGTCATCGAGCAGCGCGCCTGGTACGAGAGCCCGTGGGTGTACGCCGGGGGCGCGGCGGTGCTGGTGGGCGCGGCGGCGGTCTTCTTCGTGGCGTCCGACCCGGGCTGAGCCCCCGAGGCCCCCCGCGGCCCAGGGCCATCCGCCCACCGTCTGACAGCTCCCACAACGGACACGTACAACCCCTCGCGTCGCGGCTAGAGTCGCCGCCCTATGGCACACGCGACCGACGACAAGAACTTCCGCCTCTCCCGCGACGTCCTCCCCCGCCGCTATGTGTCCACGGTGACGCTCAACATGGACGAGCGCACCTTCTCCGGCTCGCAGACGATCGAGCTGGAGGTGGCCTCGCCCACGAACGAGATCATCCTCCACGGCATCTCGCTGCAGCTGAGCAAGGTGGCCTTCCGCGCGGGGAGCCAGCAGCGCACGCCGGTCTCCATCCAGCCCATGGCCCAGAGCGAGACGGTGGTGCTGCGCTTCGACGCGCCCCTGCCCACCGGCGCGGCGGCGCTGGATGTGGAGTGGACGGGCCTGTTCACGACGGGCCTGCGCGGCCTGTACCTGGCGGGCAAGGTGGCGGCCACCCAGTTCGAGGCGGCGGACGCGCGGCGCCTCTTCCCCTGCTTCGATGAGCCTGCCTTCAAGGCGCGCTGGGCCATCACGGTGCGCGTACCCACGCAGCCGGGGCTGGTGGCGCTGGGCAACGGCGCCATCGTCTCGGACACCACCGAGGGCAACCTGCGCACGGTGAAGTTCCAGGAGATGGACGTGCTCAGCTCGTACCTGATCGCCCTGGTGGTGGGCCCGCTGGTGGGCACGCCGGAGGAGCAGGTGAACGGGGTGCCAGTGCGCACGTGGGCGCTGCCGGAGAAGGCGCACCTGACGCGCTTCGGGCAGGACGCGGCGCTGGCGGCGCTGCCTCGGCTGCAGGAGTACTTCGGGCTGCCGTATGCGTACGGCAAGGTGGATCAGGTGGGCATCCCGGACTTCGAGGCGGGAGCCATGGAGAACGCGGGCCTCATCACCTACCGCGAGGTCGCGCTGCTGTTGGATCCGGCCACCGCCCCGCTGTCGGTGCAGAAGCGGGTGGCGGAGGTGGTGACGCACGAGCTGGCGCACCAGTGGTTCGGCAACTGGGTGACGATGGTGTGGTGGGACGACCTGTGGCTCAACGAGGCGTTCGCCACGTGGATGGCCTACAAGATTGTCGACAGCTGGCGGCCGGACTGGCGCGTGTGGCTGGACTTCGATGCGGGCAAGGCGGCGGCGCTGCACCTGGACGC encodes:
- a CDS encoding NmrA family NAD(P)-binding protein is translated as MSIVINTPNGNIGRSLAEKLLAAGKKLTLISRNPDKVADLAKRGARVVEGSIDDKAVLERALAGAEALFWLTPPAARPDYHTWAIGAARTAAEVVKAQKVARVVVLSSIGAQSGPGTGPVGAMRDVEEAFKAATPHFTSLRAGFFMENLLRNTDTIAKAGAIFMAMTANKRFPLVSTSDIGAKAAEVLLDPKWTGHRNLGVHGPADFTQLEVAEILSQELGRPVRYNEVTVEQARQGMLGAGMPAFLVDIFAEMYAAIPSGRMDPAEPRSPETTTPTTLAQFAREVIKPAVARASA